A region of Kribbella sp. NBC_01245 DNA encodes the following proteins:
- a CDS encoding alginate lyase family protein has product MVTGLSPARAATTGMSDLGELLDLTRPGLARVAAELVAGDEAGAAAELKVYYAGRSGIEYPGVGGGGGGDATADELAAGIFRFGTVTRDFFDDAAQRIDVDWADLWGGTETTPGSAQVLMSDFAFLSTLTSAYLKESDPQKRAAYASAWMDISLDFFADNPSWPQNRNLSGGKRLTQLVSAFSVFRTEPSIDANDLVAYLSGVHATTDRLATVLQIHVGNNWYVSMARAIYVSAVYLPEFKASFGWEPFVVRSVERFLRAWVKGDGVYREPTFNYQAYVADLINTMIEVADANGRTLPNGIVRSADWIADALFATRQPNLETALVGDSPNTDAGESAIRKTGERNSWSDFTWVASGRTEGTVPRLSSTVFPISYAVQRSGWDADAQYMLINNQNSSYTASHRHPDDLSLVMAAYGRPLIVDPGAGDYSATPTNDWMRRTTEAHNTIEVDGQPQPAGPPRSTSLWRSNAGLDIYRGKTQAYRPIAHDRVVYFVKPGFWVVSDDLTGDTGAHDYRQLWHFPGDPVAVDLNTNVATVGFDTVPGATPVAGVQLVPVAQPGADLTSSVHKNGAVRVGEQVLTDVDYLSYDWSATGATGVDTVVVPGNAGAAPSVKASRIDLPQVDHSVASAMEIDLPKATGRFYLSREAIPSSRQFGAAATNAETAYLERANKGGGLTRYALTQGSSLVDNGDTVIKASGVVSDVSVELQGATAQISLGDPFTGTLSINAPKARAVKINGTPTAFTRTGDLVTVSAKAAFAPKPLLNEKFTDASLDRTVYDFNGSLDGWTPVQGTWTLGGAQPDTQLVQTSSTDTQSLAVQQDVPDDVVVTADIVPGTRNQTTATTGLAFRYHDSRNYYRADVVSTPGGAKLQLVKVYNATSTLLAETELPINADSAHTLTVSAVGKHLIATVGNTSISADDTQLPTGGAAASTHGRAAAFDNITIKEGLDQATWRGIAGKVSVNSGQLKLAPTDSRAHVLADSTLPSRFSETCDYAAKATVTINGSVGTAGISLRDTSDSYGYRIHLGKTSSRTQYASIIREAHASGPVTVGTVALSNPLTGPVELGAAIHGDRITVTLNGVQILEGRDTVVRNGGVGLYSSTESTFENLTVARSCERKPVRPSVPGAGRRPGPQ; this is encoded by the coding sequence ATGGTGACGGGTCTGTCACCGGCCCGGGCCGCCACGACCGGCATGTCGGATCTCGGTGAGCTGCTCGACCTGACGCGTCCGGGGCTCGCCCGCGTGGCGGCGGAGCTTGTCGCCGGCGATGAGGCGGGCGCCGCGGCCGAGCTCAAGGTCTACTACGCGGGCCGCTCGGGTATCGAGTACCCGGGGGTGGGCGGGGGAGGAGGCGGCGACGCGACCGCCGACGAATTGGCGGCGGGGATCTTCCGGTTCGGCACCGTGACCCGTGACTTCTTCGACGATGCCGCGCAGCGGATCGACGTGGACTGGGCGGACCTCTGGGGCGGGACGGAGACCACCCCAGGGAGTGCACAAGTTCTGATGAGTGACTTCGCGTTCCTGTCGACGCTGACGAGCGCTTATCTGAAGGAGAGCGACCCGCAGAAGCGTGCGGCGTACGCGTCGGCGTGGATGGACATCTCCCTGGACTTCTTCGCCGACAATCCGAGCTGGCCGCAGAACCGCAACCTGTCGGGCGGGAAGCGGCTGACCCAGCTCGTCAGCGCGTTCTCCGTGTTCCGGACGGAGCCGAGCATCGACGCGAATGACCTCGTGGCGTACCTGTCCGGGGTGCACGCGACGACGGATCGCCTCGCGACTGTGCTGCAGATCCATGTCGGAAACAACTGGTATGTCTCGATGGCCCGCGCGATCTACGTCTCGGCGGTCTATCTGCCCGAGTTCAAGGCGTCCTTCGGCTGGGAGCCGTTCGTGGTGCGCTCGGTCGAGCGGTTCCTGCGCGCCTGGGTGAAGGGCGACGGCGTGTACCGCGAGCCGACGTTCAACTATCAGGCCTACGTGGCGGATCTGATCAACACGATGATCGAAGTAGCGGATGCCAACGGGCGAACCCTGCCCAACGGGATTGTTCGGTCAGCGGATTGGATCGCGGATGCGCTGTTCGCGACCCGTCAGCCGAATCTCGAGACAGCGCTCGTCGGTGATTCTCCGAACACGGACGCGGGCGAGAGCGCGATTCGGAAGACCGGTGAGCGTAACTCCTGGTCCGACTTCACCTGGGTCGCCTCCGGGCGCACCGAGGGGACCGTCCCGAGGCTGTCGTCCACGGTGTTCCCGATCAGCTATGCGGTCCAGCGGTCCGGGTGGGACGCCGACGCCCAGTACATGCTGATCAACAACCAGAACTCCAGCTATACGGCCTCCCATCGGCATCCCGACGACCTCAGCCTGGTGATGGCGGCGTACGGGCGTCCGCTGATCGTCGACCCCGGAGCGGGGGACTACAGCGCCACCCCGACGAACGACTGGATGCGCCGCACGACCGAGGCGCACAACACCATCGAGGTCGATGGACAACCGCAGCCCGCCGGCCCGCCCCGCTCGACGTCGCTGTGGCGCTCGAACGCGGGCCTCGACATCTACCGCGGTAAGACGCAGGCCTACCGGCCGATCGCGCACGATCGCGTCGTCTACTTCGTCAAGCCCGGCTTCTGGGTCGTCTCCGACGACCTTACGGGTGACACCGGCGCGCACGACTACCGGCAGCTCTGGCACTTCCCTGGCGATCCGGTCGCCGTCGACCTGAACACGAACGTCGCCACGGTCGGGTTCGACACGGTGCCCGGCGCCACACCGGTTGCCGGCGTGCAGCTCGTCCCCGTGGCCCAGCCCGGCGCCGATCTCACGTCGAGCGTCCACAAGAACGGCGCCGTGCGCGTGGGCGAGCAGGTTCTCACCGACGTCGACTACCTGTCGTACGACTGGTCCGCCACCGGCGCCACAGGAGTGGACACGGTCGTGGTTCCCGGCAATGCCGGCGCCGCACCCTCGGTGAAGGCGTCGCGCATCGATCTGCCCCAGGTGGATCACTCGGTAGCGAGCGCCATGGAAATCGACCTGCCGAAAGCGACCGGCCGCTTCTACCTGTCGCGCGAGGCGATTCCCTCGTCGAGGCAGTTCGGGGCTGCCGCGACCAACGCCGAGACCGCCTACCTCGAGCGTGCCAACAAGGGCGGCGGGCTGACGCGGTACGCGCTGACCCAGGGATCGTCGCTGGTCGACAACGGGGACACCGTCATCAAAGCCTCCGGAGTTGTGTCCGACGTCAGTGTGGAACTGCAGGGCGCTACCGCCCAAATCTCGCTCGGGGACCCCTTCACCGGCACCCTCTCGATCAACGCGCCGAAGGCACGCGCGGTGAAGATCAACGGCACCCCGACCGCGTTCACCCGCACCGGCGACCTCGTCACCGTGTCGGCCAAGGCGGCCTTCGCCCCGAAGCCGTTGCTCAACGAAAAGTTCACCGACGCGAGCCTGGACCGCACTGTCTATGACTTCAATGGCTCCCTTGACGGCTGGACGCCGGTGCAGGGCACCTGGACCCTGGGCGGCGCGCAGCCTGACACGCAGCTGGTGCAGACCTCGAGTACGGACACGCAGTCGTTGGCGGTGCAGCAGGACGTGCCGGATGACGTGGTCGTGACTGCCGACATCGTTCCGGGGACACGAAACCAGACGACGGCAACGACAGGTCTCGCGTTCCGCTACCACGATTCCCGCAACTACTACCGGGCCGATGTCGTCAGTACGCCGGGCGGTGCGAAGCTGCAGCTCGTGAAGGTTTACAACGCGACGTCTACGCTTCTCGCGGAGACGGAGCTGCCCATCAACGCGGACAGCGCGCACACGCTGACCGTCTCCGCGGTCGGGAAGCATCTGATCGCCACGGTGGGCAACACGTCGATCTCCGCAGACGACACGCAGTTGCCGACCGGTGGTGCCGCCGCCTCCACACATGGCCGGGCCGCGGCCTTCGACAACATCACGATCAAGGAAGGGCTCGACCAGGCCACTTGGCGGGGTATCGCGGGAAAGGTGTCCGTCAACTCGGGTCAGTTGAAGCTCGCGCCTACCGATAGCAGGGCGCACGTGCTGGCCGACTCGACGCTGCCGTCACGCTTCTCCGAGACGTGTGACTATGCCGCGAAGGCCACGGTCACGATCAATGGATCCGTCGGCACCGCAGGCATCTCGCTGCGAGACACCTCGGACTCCTATGGGTACCGGATCCACCTCGGCAAGACGAGCAGTAGAACTCAGTACGCCAGTATCATCCGCGAGGCTCACGCGTCCGGTCCGGTCACGGTGGGCACGGTAGCCCTCAGCAACCCGTTGACAGGGCCCGTCGAACTTGGTGCGGCGATTCACGGCGACCGCATCACCGTGACATTGAACGGCGTTCAGATCCTGGAGGGTCGCGACACCGTTGTCCGCAACGGCGGCGTCGGGCTCTACTCATCCACGGAGAGCACGTTCGAGAACCTCACGGTCGCACGCTCCTGCGAGCGAAAGCCCGTCCGTCCAAGTGTTCCCGGCGCAGGCCGGCGCCCAGGTCCACAGTGA
- a CDS encoding LacI family DNA-binding transcriptional regulator, translating into MTTIKDVAKRAGVSTAVVSAVVSGARGNVRMSEATRLRVEQAIQDTGYRVNHAAKSLSLSRSGVIAAVVPKIANPVFELAIRGMHAAAEEHGDVLLLADALWIGPDSHLMSRIVGTGMVDGVLLRSTQWGNETAEELTKRSIPYVILQNPRPDDSVSVWIDDAAGIGLATTHLLGLGHRRIGLVGGPVVPIASCARVDGYRSALRAAGVRFDRSLIKQVGYEPPDLAAATRELLGSARPPSALIIDNIAAAQGAIAAVVDLGLRIPADLSIVAYQDLPIADAMRPAPSTVRMPVQQAGMRAYTTLRRMIDGRRVQSALVTRPAPKLIDRGSTAPYAG; encoded by the coding sequence ATGACCACGATCAAGGACGTTGCGAAGCGGGCCGGGGTGTCCACGGCCGTGGTTTCCGCGGTGGTCTCCGGGGCTCGCGGCAACGTCCGGATGAGCGAGGCGACCCGGCTGCGCGTCGAGCAGGCGATCCAGGACACGGGCTATCGCGTCAACCACGCCGCGAAGTCGCTGAGTCTGTCCCGATCGGGAGTGATCGCGGCGGTGGTGCCGAAGATCGCGAACCCGGTCTTCGAACTGGCGATTCGTGGCATGCATGCGGCCGCCGAGGAACACGGTGATGTGCTGTTGCTGGCCGACGCGCTGTGGATCGGGCCGGATAGCCACCTGATGAGCCGGATCGTCGGCACCGGCATGGTCGACGGGGTGTTGTTGCGGTCCACCCAGTGGGGGAACGAGACCGCTGAGGAACTCACCAAGCGGTCGATCCCGTACGTGATCCTGCAGAACCCGCGACCGGACGACTCCGTGTCGGTGTGGATCGACGACGCGGCCGGGATCGGTCTGGCCACGACGCACCTGCTGGGTCTCGGGCACCGCCGCATCGGACTCGTCGGCGGCCCCGTCGTCCCGATCGCCAGTTGCGCCCGGGTCGATGGCTACCGCTCGGCGTTGCGGGCAGCGGGGGTGCGTTTCGACCGGTCGCTGATCAAGCAGGTCGGTTACGAGCCGCCGGACCTGGCGGCCGCGACGCGCGAACTGCTGGGCTCGGCCCGACCGCCGTCCGCGCTGATCATCGACAACATCGCCGCGGCACAAGGAGCGATCGCGGCGGTCGTCGATCTCGGCCTGCGGATTCCCGCTGATCTGTCGATCGTCGCGTACCAGGATCTGCCCATCGCCGACGCCATGCGGCCGGCACCGAGCACGGTCCGGATGCCTGTGCAGCAAGCCGGAATGCGTGCCTACACGACACTACGACGGATGATCGACGGCCGCCGTGTCCAGTCAGCTCTGGTGACGCGGCCGGCGCCGAAACTGATCGATCGGGGATCGACAGCACCGTACGCCGGCTGA
- a CDS encoding polysaccharide pyruvyl transferase family protein, whose product MVHVVLVSGWQTVNIGDVAHTPGALRAFQRYAPEAKLTLWARSIDEGVRQMLGRYFPDVEIVEDRVVPGEPLSPDLERLFAEGDLLVHGSGPSLVAKVEVAEWHRRTGKPHGIFGVTVDPLRPYGSTLARAASMVSAIDGDLLSELEREVLDTAAFVYCRDSLTERFLAGQNLRASTTAFGPDATVMFDVVDDGDGQAVLAEYGLKPGRFLCVVPRLRFTPYHQIRNYPPGAEDVRRTAYNAGYLKSDLDVLRQTVIGWVRATGEPALIVPEMSYAMEVAEAEFAGTFPADVAGLVHILPRFWDLTEAAAVYRRAGAVVSMECHSPLIALAEGVPSVYLRQPTDTIKGQMYNDLGLPFVELGPGAEAEAGQLLQKIVDDRPAAAEGARQARDGAQERVRGMVEVAIAAVGSRIH is encoded by the coding sequence ATGGTTCACGTCGTTCTCGTCTCCGGCTGGCAAACCGTCAACATCGGCGACGTCGCCCATACGCCAGGCGCGCTCCGAGCCTTTCAGCGCTACGCACCGGAGGCGAAGCTGACGCTGTGGGCTCGCAGCATCGACGAGGGCGTACGGCAGATGCTCGGCCGCTACTTTCCGGACGTCGAGATCGTCGAGGACCGGGTCGTGCCCGGCGAGCCGCTCAGCCCGGATCTGGAACGGTTGTTTGCCGAAGGCGACCTTTTGGTCCACGGGTCGGGGCCATCGCTCGTTGCCAAGGTGGAGGTCGCCGAATGGCATCGGCGGACCGGAAAGCCGCATGGCATTTTCGGGGTGACAGTAGATCCGCTCCGGCCGTACGGCTCGACGCTGGCCCGGGCGGCGAGCATGGTCAGCGCGATCGACGGTGACCTGCTCAGCGAGCTCGAGCGCGAGGTGCTCGACACGGCCGCGTTCGTCTACTGCCGGGACTCGTTGACCGAGCGGTTCCTGGCCGGCCAGAACCTCAGGGCGTCGACGACAGCGTTCGGTCCGGACGCCACCGTGATGTTCGACGTGGTCGACGACGGTGACGGCCAGGCGGTCCTCGCGGAGTACGGGTTGAAGCCCGGACGCTTCCTCTGCGTCGTACCGCGGCTGCGTTTCACGCCGTACCACCAGATCCGGAACTACCCACCCGGGGCCGAGGATGTTCGCCGGACGGCCTACAACGCGGGCTATCTGAAGTCCGACTTGGACGTTCTGCGGCAGACCGTGATCGGCTGGGTGCGAGCCACTGGCGAGCCGGCGCTCATCGTGCCGGAGATGAGCTACGCGATGGAAGTCGCCGAGGCCGAGTTCGCGGGGACCTTCCCTGCCGACGTGGCGGGCCTGGTTCACATCCTGCCGCGGTTCTGGGACCTGACCGAGGCGGCCGCGGTGTACCGGCGGGCTGGCGCGGTCGTGAGCATGGAGTGCCACTCACCTCTGATCGCGTTGGCGGAAGGTGTGCCGTCGGTCTACCTGCGTCAGCCGACCGACACGATCAAGGGCCAGATGTACAACGATCTCGGACTGCCGTTCGTCGAGCTGGGTCCGGGGGCCGAAGCTGAGGCCGGGCAACTCCTGCAGAAGATCGTCGACGACCGGCCGGCCGCGGCCGAAGGCGCGCGGCAGGCGCGGGACGGCGCGCAGGAGCGCGTGCGGGGGATGGTCGAGGTCGCCATCGCAGCGGTCGGCAGCAGGATCCACTGA
- a CDS encoding ABC transporter permease, giving the protein MSSGIKVRPEAGADPGAPAGRETRVRGQLAARWHRDRVLLVLAVPGVIVLVLFHYLPLLGNVIAFQDYQPFLGISGSDFVGLSNFSVIFNGDPEFLNALVNTLIITMVQVLFVFPLPIALALVLNSMLNERAKQLTQSILYLPHFLSWVIVVALFQQMFGNGGMLNEWLRSANLGTFQIIGVPELFKLLITSQVIWKDTGWSTIIFLAALSKVDLNLYEAAAIDRAGPLRQLWHVTLPAIRPVIVLLLILRLGDSLTVGFEQILLQQGPVGAQASEVLDTYVYNNGIIGGNWGVSAAVGLVKGVVGVVLVLGANRLAHAMGERGVYSK; this is encoded by the coding sequence ATGTCGTCGGGGATCAAGGTGCGGCCGGAGGCCGGCGCAGATCCCGGTGCGCCGGCCGGCCGCGAGACGCGCGTCCGCGGACAGCTCGCGGCCCGATGGCACCGGGACCGGGTGCTGCTCGTGCTCGCAGTACCGGGCGTGATCGTCCTGGTGCTGTTCCACTACCTGCCGCTGCTGGGCAACGTGATCGCCTTCCAGGACTACCAGCCGTTCCTCGGCATCAGCGGATCGGATTTCGTTGGCCTGAGCAACTTCTCGGTCATCTTCAACGGTGACCCGGAGTTCCTGAACGCGCTCGTCAACACACTGATCATCACGATGGTCCAGGTGCTGTTCGTATTCCCGTTGCCGATCGCGTTGGCCCTGGTCCTCAACTCGATGCTGAACGAACGAGCCAAGCAGCTGACGCAGTCGATCCTCTACCTGCCGCACTTCCTGTCCTGGGTCATCGTCGTGGCGTTGTTCCAGCAGATGTTCGGCAACGGCGGAATGCTGAACGAGTGGCTGCGTTCCGCGAACCTGGGAACCTTCCAGATCATCGGCGTACCGGAGCTGTTCAAACTGCTGATCACGTCGCAGGTGATCTGGAAGGACACCGGATGGTCGACCATCATCTTCCTGGCCGCGCTCTCCAAGGTCGACCTGAACCTGTACGAGGCAGCGGCGATCGACCGGGCCGGCCCGCTTCGGCAGCTGTGGCACGTCACGCTGCCCGCGATCCGGCCGGTGATCGTCCTGCTGCTGATCCTGCGGCTGGGTGATTCGCTCACGGTCGGGTTCGAGCAGATCCTCCTGCAGCAGGGTCCGGTCGGCGCGCAGGCTTCCGAAGTGCTCGACACCTACGTCTACAACAACGGGATCATCGGCGGGAACTGGGGTGTCTCGGCCGCGGTCGGCTTGGTGAAGGGCGTCGTCGGCGTGGTTCTCGTCCTCGGAGCGAACCGGCTCGCCCACGCTATGGGGGAGCGGGGGGTGTACTCGAAATGA
- a CDS encoding carbohydrate ABC transporter permease, which produces MTGLLETTAERRARRNRQPASDERPAWMGRQPRWVTAARGAVLTVACLAVIVPFVAVVMTSLAPQRDISARGGLVLFTSEPSLAAYRAVLSGGVVTRALSVSVVVTVVGTVLSLACTIMLAYALSRPGSLLHKPILLMTLFTLLFNPGMIPMYLTVKQLGLIDNLAALILPVVVNAFNVIVMRSFFLELPSELTESAKLDGAGELRILTLIVLPLSKAVVAVVGLFYAVAYWNAFFSALLYLPSPEKWPLQLVLRTFVVNQTPLGTDELSASTESLPPQASIQMAILVMSIIPILIIYPFIQKHFSKGLLIGAVKG; this is translated from the coding sequence ATGACCGGACTACTGGAGACCACCGCTGAACGCCGGGCGCGGCGCAACCGTCAACCGGCGTCGGACGAGCGGCCTGCCTGGATGGGACGGCAACCGCGCTGGGTGACCGCGGCGCGCGGTGCGGTGCTGACCGTCGCCTGCTTGGCGGTGATCGTCCCGTTCGTCGCCGTCGTGATGACGAGTCTGGCGCCGCAACGCGACATCAGCGCGCGCGGCGGGCTCGTCCTCTTCACCAGCGAGCCGTCGCTCGCGGCGTACCGGGCCGTTCTGTCGGGAGGAGTGGTGACGCGGGCCCTCAGCGTGTCGGTGGTGGTCACCGTTGTGGGCACCGTCCTGTCGCTGGCCTGCACCATCATGCTCGCGTACGCCCTGTCGCGGCCGGGATCGCTGTTGCACAAGCCCATCCTGCTGATGACACTGTTCACCCTCTTGTTCAATCCGGGCATGATCCCGATGTACCTGACAGTCAAGCAACTCGGGCTGATCGACAACCTGGCGGCGTTGATCCTGCCGGTGGTGGTCAACGCCTTCAACGTGATCGTGATGCGGTCCTTCTTCCTCGAGCTGCCCAGTGAGCTGACCGAGTCGGCGAAGCTCGACGGGGCCGGCGAACTCCGGATCCTCACCCTCATCGTCCTGCCGCTCTCGAAGGCCGTCGTCGCGGTGGTCGGCTTGTTCTACGCGGTCGCCTACTGGAACGCGTTCTTCTCTGCCCTGCTCTACCTGCCGTCGCCGGAGAAGTGGCCGCTGCAGCTGGTCCTGCGAACGTTCGTCGTGAACCAGACGCCGCTCGGTACGGACGAGCTCTCGGCGTCGACCGAGTCGCTGCCACCCCAGGCATCGATCCAGATGGCGATTCTGGTCATGTCCATCATCCCGATCCTGATCATCTACCCGTTCATCCAGAAGCACTTCAGCAAGGGACTTCTGATCGGCGCCGTCAAAGGCTGA
- a CDS encoding extracellular solute-binding protein encodes MDSLSRRTLLKGLSAAAVAGAAGSALGCSAKTTTSSSGRIGADILPTFVQAGNAEPALKSASPLGMSGYFEYPPNPVAAVSKPPLPGGQVSALTYTFDPVAPGKSGNPLWQEVDKRLGGKLDITYAPAADYAQRFATTVAGGDLPDLVSIYGSVQQLPALLKAKFTDLTEYLSGDAVKDYPNLAGLSTDSWRKTVYGNALWGVPIARVPIPSVAWIRADLVAGTGLPAQPKNVGEFKALLKGLTNERKSRWACGDPGSTLTMIAASLGIPGTWIEDGGKFTSNIELEEYEKALADTRELADAGVFHPDGLVASNNQRNDWFTNGTTPIVFGGYAGWSKYEMWGAEVPGFKLGSLAMFGYDATSKPLHPRGSAAQAFTAVTQAEPDRVREVLRVLDWLAAPFGSSEYLLRNFGIEGQTFKFEGKEPILNSRGQNLRLVPFGYVSGPTLAIYDPGRRDVTQARFDYQEAALPILAPDPTQGLYSETDAAKGLQLGKGLTDARNGILAGRAPVSSWKEAVTKWRNGGGDKIRAEYQQAFSEAGPK; translated from the coding sequence ATGGATTCGCTTTCGCGCCGTACGTTGCTCAAAGGGCTGTCCGCGGCAGCCGTCGCAGGTGCCGCCGGATCAGCTCTCGGCTGCTCCGCCAAGACGACGACGAGTTCCTCCGGCCGAATCGGAGCGGACATTCTCCCGACGTTCGTCCAGGCAGGGAACGCCGAACCCGCGCTGAAGAGCGCAAGCCCGCTCGGCATGAGCGGGTACTTCGAGTACCCGCCGAACCCCGTCGCGGCGGTCAGTAAGCCCCCGCTGCCGGGTGGCCAGGTCTCCGCTCTCACCTACACCTTCGACCCGGTGGCGCCCGGCAAGTCCGGCAATCCGCTGTGGCAGGAGGTCGACAAGCGACTTGGTGGAAAGCTCGACATCACGTACGCGCCGGCGGCTGACTACGCTCAACGGTTCGCGACGACCGTGGCCGGCGGGGATCTGCCCGATCTGGTGTCGATCTACGGCTCGGTGCAGCAGTTGCCCGCGTTGCTGAAGGCAAAGTTCACCGACTTGACCGAGTACTTGTCGGGCGATGCCGTCAAGGACTATCCGAACCTGGCGGGTCTGTCCACCGATTCGTGGCGCAAGACCGTGTACGGCAACGCCTTGTGGGGAGTACCGATCGCCCGGGTACCGATCCCGTCGGTCGCCTGGATCCGCGCCGACCTCGTCGCCGGTACCGGACTGCCCGCGCAGCCCAAGAACGTCGGAGAGTTCAAGGCACTGCTGAAGGGGCTGACCAACGAGCGCAAGTCCCGCTGGGCCTGCGGCGATCCGGGCAGCACCCTGACCATGATCGCCGCCTCCTTGGGCATCCCCGGCACCTGGATCGAGGACGGCGGGAAGTTCACCTCCAACATCGAGCTCGAGGAGTACGAGAAGGCGCTGGCCGACACCCGCGAGCTAGCCGACGCCGGCGTCTTCCATCCGGACGGCCTGGTGGCGTCCAACAACCAACGCAACGACTGGTTCACCAACGGGACCACGCCGATCGTCTTCGGCGGGTACGCCGGCTGGAGCAAGTACGAGATGTGGGGAGCCGAGGTGCCGGGCTTCAAGCTCGGGTCGCTAGCGATGTTCGGCTACGACGCGACGAGCAAGCCCTTACATCCTCGGGGGAGTGCGGCTCAGGCGTTCACCGCTGTGACCCAGGCCGAACCGGACCGGGTCCGCGAGGTGCTCCGGGTACTCGATTGGCTGGCCGCGCCGTTCGGATCTTCCGAGTATCTCCTGCGCAACTTCGGGATCGAGGGACAGACATTCAAGTTCGAGGGCAAGGAGCCGATCTTGAACTCGCGTGGCCAGAATCTGCGGCTGGTGCCGTTCGGGTACGTCTCCGGACCGACCCTGGCCATCTACGACCCGGGCCGGCGCGATGTCACCCAGGCTCGCTTCGACTACCAGGAAGCCGCTCTGCCGATTCTCGCCCCTGATCCGACCCAGGGCCTGTACTCCGAGACCGATGCGGCCAAAGGTCTGCAGTTGGGCAAGGGCCTGACCGATGCGCGGAACGGCATCTTGGCTGGACGCGCACCCGTGTCGAGCTGGAAGGAGGCCGTGACCAAGTGGCGCAACGGCGGCGGCGACAAGATCCGGGCTGAGTATCAGCAGGCTTTCTCGGAGGCGGGACCCAAATGA
- a CDS encoding alginate lyase family protein, with the protein MSRQLVARADEFLAGRPYSILDREPSDWAGDAHDYYSVGNYSWPNPETADGLPYIRVDGRRNPDAWSDRYDKRRFRQTVAAVNTLVQAHLRTGEARYADAAVERLERWFLDPATAMRPNFAHAAALPGQHDGAAIGQIEATLLTDLLDHVDLLVRAGRFTEGLPLLQDWFAELTHWMRSSELGRQEELMPNNHGVWWDAQVLRYLQFVDDRTALTEILDRFDIRLRHIAAGGALPRELARPDSLLYTVYCLRAFAVCCRVAAAEGRELWNAPAEPGFGSLRDAFHFWAGHANDDRRWIWPRQPSDLDRTALWLADEAAAVYQTPSLKAFAETLRRQDLPAPEIPSTAAMEQTPT; encoded by the coding sequence ATGAGCCGTCAGCTGGTGGCCCGAGCCGACGAGTTCCTGGCCGGTCGGCCGTACTCCATCCTCGACCGTGAGCCGTCGGACTGGGCCGGAGATGCCCACGACTACTACTCGGTCGGCAACTACTCCTGGCCGAATCCGGAGACAGCCGACGGTCTGCCGTACATCAGGGTCGACGGCCGGCGGAACCCGGACGCGTGGAGCGATCGCTACGACAAACGGCGGTTCCGGCAGACGGTCGCGGCCGTCAACACCTTGGTGCAAGCTCACCTCCGAACCGGCGAGGCACGCTACGCCGACGCCGCGGTCGAACGTCTCGAACGCTGGTTCCTGGACCCGGCGACCGCGATGCGCCCCAACTTCGCTCACGCTGCCGCGCTGCCCGGTCAGCACGACGGTGCGGCGATCGGGCAGATCGAGGCGACGCTGCTGACCGACCTCCTGGATCACGTCGACCTGCTGGTGAGGGCCGGACGATTCACCGAAGGCCTCCCGCTCCTGCAGGACTGGTTCGCCGAGTTGACCCACTGGATGCGGTCGAGCGAACTCGGCCGGCAGGAAGAATTGATGCCCAACAACCACGGAGTTTGGTGGGACGCGCAGGTACTGCGCTATCTGCAGTTCGTGGATGATCGGACCGCACTCACCGAGATCCTCGATCGGTTCGACATCCGGCTGCGCCACATCGCTGCCGGCGGCGCGCTCCCGAGAGAACTGGCTCGTCCCGACTCGTTGCTCTACACCGTCTACTGTCTACGAGCCTTCGCCGTCTGCTGTCGAGTCGCAGCTGCTGAAGGCCGCGAGCTCTGGAACGCGCCCGCCGAACCCGGCTTCGGCAGTCTCCGCGACGCGTTCCACTTCTGGGCCGGCCACGCCAACGACGACCGTCGATGGATCTGGCCCCGGCAGCCCTCAGACCTCGACCGAACCGCTCTCTGGCTCGCCGACGAAGCCGCCGCCGTCTACCAGACCCCGAGCCTCAAAGCGTTCGCGGAAACCCTGCGAAGGCAAGACCTACCCGCCCCCGAGATCCCGTCAACCGCAGCCATGGAACAGACCCCGACTTAA